From the Prochlorococcus sp. MIT 1223 genome, the window CTTTGTATCTGAAAAGATAGGATTATAATCAACTGTGTAGAATATATCCTTATGCCTATCTAACATCTGATCTTGATTTATTGCTGGATATTGATTTTGAATTAGACCAATCATTTCTTTAACCATATTCTTAATAGTATTTCTATCTTGAATGAAGGACTTAATAATAGTTATAGGCTTTTCAGATGGTGTGAATGAAGATTGGCTATTGGGTATTATTTGTATATAGTCTGATATGTCGCCATTTTTACCTTGATTAGAAATAGAATTAACTCTATCGTTTATTAACATATCTACTCTCTCTCCTCTTACTTTAATAGATGAATTCATTATTTTTAAGATTAAAGATATTTTCTACCAATTTTATCAAAATCAATCCTCAATGTCGAATATTTGTAACTATAATCATTTATTAAGTATTAAAATTCCTATAAGTAAAACGTCTGTGTAAGGTTAAGATACGTTCTTTAAAAAGTTTGATATTAGGTTTAATTACTATTGAACATATTATTATTAAAGGGAAGTTTAAACAATAAGTAAACAGGAAATATCCGAACAAATCAGAACTCAAAAGGTAACATTTGTGTTGAATAGCTCCTATCCTTTTCTTACTTTTTATAAGACACATTATGGTTAATACTTAACAGGTTAAAGATGGCGGATTAGGCCTGCTATTTTGTTATAAAGAATTACTTATTAGATTAAATTTGTAGCTCTAAGCAATTCTGTGGTTATACCTCTTTCCCTCATAGAGTGTCCTGCATCATCAACAATAACAAGCTTACTATTAGGCAAGGCTTTCCTTAGGTCCCATGCACTTCTAACAGGGCAGACAACATCATATCTACCTTGAATAATTGTAGTTGGGATAGATTCAACAGCAGAAATATATTTAAGTATAAAGTTCTTTTCTAAGAAAATATTATTTATAAAATAATGGCATTCAATTCTAGCGAAGGCGTCTGAAAATAAAGTGTTACCTGATTTAATCAAATACGAATTATCAGGGATAAGATGACTAGTAGCCATTTCCCATCTAGTCCAAGCTATTGAAGCCTTTTCTCTTATCAGCTTATTCTTGCTTGTCAACATTTTATAAAAAGCTCTAATCAAGTCTTCTCTTTCTTCAATGGGAATAAGAGATTCATATGCCTCAAACTCCTCTGGAAAGATCTCACTTGCTCCCTTCTGATAAAACCAAAGCAACTCAGACTCTCTACATAAAAATATACCTCTAAGAATAAGACTTTTAACTCTATTAGGGTGCTTAATTGAATACACAAG encodes:
- the pip gene encoding prolyl aminopeptidase — encoded protein: MNFSLYPEIDPRETGLLKVSELHSIYWERCGNCLGIPILIVHGGPGGGSQKSYRRYFDPAKFDIIQFDQRGCGRSIPHSELQENTTQDLVNDMEKLRDFLKIKDWHLFGGSWGSTLSLVYSIKHPNRVKSLILRGIFLCRESELLWFYQKGASEIFPEEFEAYESLIPIEEREDLIRAFYKMLTSKNKLIREKASIAWTRWEMATSHLIPDNSYLIKSGNTLFSDAFARIECHYFINNIFLEKNFILKYISAVESIPTTIIQGRYDVVCPVRSAWDLRKALPNSKLVIVDDAGHSMRERGITTELLRATNLI